The region TATTAATGCAACAAGGACACCCCCTAGCATATGTCAGCAAAGCTCTGGGTGTTGAAAGCAGAGGATTATCAGTTTATGAGAAGGAATATCTAGCTATTTTGCTAGCAATCGATCAATGGAGATCATACCTGCAGGTCCAACCATTTTGTGATCAAGACTGATTAAAAGAGCTTGGCTCATCTGCAAGACGAAAGATTACATACTCCTTGGCAACAGAAGTGCCTGACCAAACTGTGAGGTCTGAGCTACACAATCCAATATAAACAAGGCACTTCCAATACTGTTGTTGATGCATTATCTAGGAGACCTCCTGATGGAACCCAGGTTTATCAGATTTCTAGTGCTCAGACCAGTTGGTTACAGGAAATTGTTGCAAGCTACAGTCAGGACACTAAAGCTCAACTGCATTTGGGTTGGTCAGGACTCTGCTCTGCAACTGAAAATATTCACTACCTTTCATGAAAGCCCAGTTGGTGGCCACTCTGGGTTCCCTGTTACATATAAGAGGATTCTTCCTCTTTTCAGATGGATTGGTATGAAAAACTTCATCAAGTCTCAAGTGCAATCTTGCATAATATGTCAACAATCTAAACCTGAGAGAGTACAGTACCCTGGGCTCTTATCACCTCTTCCAGTCCCTCCTAAAGCTTGAGATATAGTCTCTATGGATTTCATTTTCGGCCTTCCCTCCTCCTATCAGTACAACTCATATTGGTAGTTATTGAAAAGTTCTCCAAATATGGCCACTTCATGGGCCTCACACATCCTTTCAATGCATATAAAGTTGCGGAAATCTTTCTGGACAACGTGTATAAATTGCATGGTATGCCAAGGCTGATCATTTGTGATAGAGACCCCATATCCACAAGTGTattctggaagtttcttatttccaAGATTGGTGTTGAATTAAACATGAGTACAACTTATCATCATGAGACAGATGGTCCAACAGAGAGGGTTAATCAGCAGGTTAAATGTTTTTTTGAGGTGCTTTATCAGTGCCCACCCTGCCAAATGGAGTAAGTGGCTCTCTCTCACTTTGCGAGTTCTAGTACAACAACAATTGGCATTCTGCTCTCAATAGATCTCCCTTTGAGATCATTTATGGCCAAACGCCTAGATACTTTGGGATTTCTGAGTCTGACACCATTGCTCCTGTGGATATTCAGTCTTGGCTAGACTCGCGTCAGTTGGTGATCGACTCGGTCAGACAACACTTGCTCTGTGTGCAACAACGAATGAAACATCAGGCAGATAAGAAACACACTGAACGAGAATTTGCTGTGGATGACCTTGTGTTCCTCAAATTGCAGCCTTATGTATAGTCTTCAGTGGTCAGAAGAGCCAATCATAAGCTTTTCTTCAAGTTCTTTGGACCGTACAGAATTGTGGAGAAGATTGGTGAAGTGGCATATAAGCTGGATCTCCCAGCTTCCAGCCACATCCATCCAGTGTTCCATGTATCACAGCTCAAATGATTCGTCTCCCCTACCACAACAGTTCAGGCCCAATTGTCGTCTCCTGCATCCTTGCTTCAAGTGTCAGTACGAATACTAGACCGCAGGTTTCGGCCTTCGGGTCACAAGACAATAACGCAAGGTCTCATTTTGTGGAGCGGGAGTTCTCTCGAAGCTGCCACCTGGGAAGACCTAGACTCTCTGAAGTAACAATTCCCTCGAGCACCAGCTTGGGGTCAAGCCGGTTCGCAAGAAAGGGGGGATGTCAGTGTCCCCAAGTGCAGCCCTAAACATGCAGATCAGAAAGAGCTGGCGGCAAGTGATCAAGACCCTGCAGCGGTTCCGACAAGAGAAGCAAGCGCGGGAGGAGGCGTTCAAGCAGAAGGCCCGGCCCAACAGCCCAGACATGAGGCCAACCCGCCCAAGTGGCTGAAGGACTATTCCACGGTCGTTAGTTTAAATAGGGCAACTTTCTCTCTGTTTGGATTTGGCTAGGAACTAGATGACGGCTTCGGCCGGTGTAAACGGATAGCTGTGTGGGTGGATGGGAGGCTAGCTACCGAAACTTTTCGCCAAATTCGAATTCGAATCCCTAATTTTTCTAGATCCAAGTGCGCTACTTACATCTGTTGTAACGTAATCTCGTGGCGAATTGAGAATACAGTGTGGCACTTCCTTCAAATGGAAAAAATAATGCCAAGCTCAAAGGTATAATTATGTTCAAGGTATTTGTTGCGTCATCTTGCCTGGAAGGCCGGTACCAAAGTAGGCTGGGTAACACGGGGCGGGAGCAAAAGCTCGCTGCCCACGAGTTCAAGCTTCTTTTTGTTCCTGTACACAACTCATGTAAACTCGGACGATCTACCACCTACCCCGGCTCCCATAAAATTGACTTGAGATTTCTCAAGCATTTGAATTATGCAGTTTGCTGAAACAACCATGCATGATATGGAAAATAACTTCACTACCAGAAGGTTATATGGCTACTAGTACTACTGTGCCGTTCAGGATTCAGAGACGAGAATCCTTGAGTTCATAGTTCAACTCGAAGTAACAGTTGAACCTAGGGCCACCACGACAACACAGAACCACCCTAAGCAGTAGCAGtaggcgaggaggaggcggaggtgtgaGCTTTGGTGTACTCTTCCATCTCCCTCTTGTACGCCGCCATCCCTTGGGCCGCTTTCTCGCTCCACACCTTCTTCTCCGCGCCGCTCAGATCCTTCCACTTCACCGAGATGAGCGCGCTCAGCGTCGCGTTGTTCACCCCGGGGCGCTCCTCCGCCAGCTGCTTCCTCGCCTCCTTGCTGCAATAGAAAAGAAAATGCAACAGTTTGTTAGCCATGTCACGATGTTGTATTAAATTGCGTTCAGAGTTTATGTTgacaggaggaagaagaagagcattcCAAACCTGAAGAGCAGGAAGGAAGACGCGGGCCTCTTGGGCCTGTTCGGGTCGGCgttctgctgctgcttcttctgacGCTTCTCTTTGGTTTTCTGATCAAAAACAAAATCGACACATGAAGCAATTTACATAACGGGCATGCTGATGGATATTCCATCTGGAACTTGGGGATAGATACCTTGATGATGTTGTctgccttctccttcttcctgaGAAGCTGCAGAGCCTCCTGCTTGaggattttcttctgctcctcttcttccttctctaaGCTCGCATTTTCCTGATAAAGTACACCACATTATATATCTTCATTTCTTTTATATAATAAATACTCTGCAACCAAACAATTTGCACACCTCCAGCTTCTTCTGCTTATACACCTCCATCTGCTTCTGGTATTCCTCCTTCTGCTTCCTCGCAACCTCCTCGTAAGGAACCTTCTGAGCCTCCGTCATGCCCTTCCACTCTTCCCCTGTGATCTTGCCAATCTGTGAGAGCCAAaattcttttgtcagatcaacggaCAAACTAATTTTACAGAAACTGAGCCTGAAACAGCCAGTCGATTACCTCAGGGACACTCTTCTTCTCGGCGGCCAGCGCTGCACGCCTCTCCTGCGAGTAGAGGAAGTAGGCCGGCATGGGCTGCTTCGGCTTGGAGggatccttctccttcttcctcttgttCTTTGCCTTCTTGCTGTTGCCGTCTTCCTCCTCGGCCTCCTGCCTGAACTTGAGGTACTGCTCCAGCAGCTCTTTCGCCGTCCAGCGCATCTGCTCTTCGTCGAGCAGCTTCATCGCCTCCGCCTCGCGCTTCTCCTGGCCAACCACCTGTAGGTAGGCCTCCTTCTCCTGCCGGTACCTCTCCTCGTAGGGCTGCTTCTCCTCGTTGCTCAGGGTCTTCCATTTGGCGCCCAGAGCGTTCGAGACCTCCTTGAAGTCTGCATCGGGGCTCTTCTTGATCTGAAAAGAACGTagacatttcatcaaacacctgacAGGCAAGGAGACAGAGAGAACATTTGATGTTTGGTTTCAATTTTCGAGGTTCGCACCTCGGCCCACTGGTCTTTGCACCACAGAATGTACGCCGGTGCTGGCTTCTTCCTCTCATTGCCGGCCTTgccttttcccttcttcttcttcttcttcttgcctttgTCATCTCCTTCCTGGTCCTTGCCAAGAAGAGACTGGACGAGAGGAAGGTTCTGTAGTCCAGTtcagatcagaaaaattcaatccagACTAATCGCAGAGAATGCAATCTACTGTACCAGGTAAAAGGACGCTTGTACAGATATTAGAAACGAAAACAAAGTGAAGCAGATCGTTGCACGTTCGTACCATGGTGGGCTCAAACATCTTGACGCGCTGCATCTTCTTGAGCTCGGCCTGGAGGCGCTCCTGCTGCTTGG is a window of Triticum dicoccoides isolate Atlit2015 ecotype Zavitan chromosome 2B, WEW_v2.0, whole genome shotgun sequence DNA encoding:
- the LOC119365543 gene encoding high mobility group B protein 6-like, yielding MATAAAGSRRCGRSRKPLAPVLDNDANISAGRADLAAALTPQPLKAKRTSPKIRKAETGQASPVADEPMGTPPAQVDAADAPLGKADVATAPASTQKAKRASSKGGKAKGAAPSMADELTELQGMLQRLRLEKEKAEEMVRERDEVIRQKEEEIETKAKQQERLQAELKKMQRVKMFEPTMNLPLVQSLLGKDQEGDDKGKKKKKKKGKGKAGNERKKPAPAYILWCKDQWAEIKKSPDADFKEVSNALGAKWKTLSNEEKQPYEERYRQEKEAYLQVVGQEKREAEAMKLLDEEQMRWTAKELLEQYLKFRQEAEEEDGNSKKAKNKRKKEKDPSKPKQPMPAYFLYSQERRAALAAEKKSVPEIGKITGEEWKGMTEAQKVPYEEVARKQKEEYQKQMEVYKQKKLEENASLEKEEEEQKKILKQEALQLLRKKEKADNIIKKTKEKRQKKQQQNADPNRPKRPASSFLLFSKEARKQLAEERPGVNNATLSALISVKWKDLSGAEKKVWSEKAAQGMAAYKREMEEYTKAHTSASSSPTATA